The Athene noctua chromosome 3, bAthNoc1.hap1.1, whole genome shotgun sequence genome includes a region encoding these proteins:
- the CD36 gene encoding platelet glycoprotein 4 gives MGCNRNCGLLTGAIIGAVLAIFGGVLIPVGDNLIGKAIKKEAVISNGTIAFENWLVPGSSVYRQFWVFHVQNPSEVLNQGARPQLEQRGPYTYRVRYLPKENITENSDGTISYMLPNIARFEPDMSVGTENDTITCLNLAVVAAPALYTNTFIQLLLNTWIKASKSQMLQNRTVKEILWGYKDPFLNKVPFPLDPVVGVFYPYNETLDGLYKVYTGKEDIEKTAIIESYKNKRNLSYWEGHCDLVNGTDGASFPPFVKKDQVLRFFSSDICRSIYGVFQSKQEVKGISLYRFTVPREAFASPAEVGDNYCFCTDEVISKNCTLGGVLDISACKAGKPVFISLPHFLHASDSILHDVEGLSPNEKEHETFLDIEPITGFTLQFAKRLQVNLLVKPAPKIEALSKVQKPYIFPLLWLNESAVIGDAKAEMFRNKVTSRVQMLSVLQLVLMIAGSVLFLAFMGSYFICRSKKLK, from the exons ATGGGCTGTAACAGAAACTGTGGGCTTCTCACTGGGGCCATCATTGGTGCTGTGCTGGCTATCTTTGGAGGAGTTCTGATCCCAGTTGGAGATAACCTTATAGGCAAAGcaataaaaaag GAAGCTGTCATTTCAAATGGTACCATTGCTTTTGAAAATTGGCTTGTGCCAGGAAGTTCAGTTTACAGACAATTTTGGGTTTTCCATGTGCAAAATCCTTCCGAGGTATTAAACCAAGGAGCACGTCCACAACTTGAACAAAGAGGACCTTACACATACAG gGTGCGATATTTACCCaaagaaaatatcacagaaaactCTGATGGCACAATATCCTACATGTTGCCTAACATTGCTCGTTTTGAACCTGATATGTCTGTTGGGACAGAAAATGATACCATCACGTGCCTCAACCTTGCTGTTGTT GCTGCACCTGCCTTGTATACAAACACTTTTATACAACTACTATTAAATACTTGGATTAAAGCTTCTAAGTCACAGATGCTGCAGAACAGAACAGTGAAAGAAATACTGTGGGGATATAAAGATCCCTTCTTAAACAAGGTCCCCTTCCCCTTGGACCCAGTTGTGGGAGTCTTCTACCCG TATAATGAGACATTGGATGGACTTTACAAAGTCTATACTGGGAAAGAAGATATTGAAAAAACAGCAATAATTGAAAGCTATAAAAACAAAAG gaatctTTCATACTGGGAAGGACACTGCGATCTGGTTAACGGCACAG aCGGGGCGTCATTCCCACCGTTTGTTAAGAAGGATCAGGTACTGCGTTTCTTCTCCTCCGATATTTGCAG ATCGATCTATGGAGTTTTCCAGAGCAAGCAGGAAGTGAAGGGAATCTCACTCTACCGTTTCACAGTTCCTCGTGAAGCATTTGCATCACCTGCTGAAGTTGGAGATAATTATTGCTTCTGTACAGATGAAGTCATATCAAAGAACTGCACATTAGGTGGAGTCCTAGACATCAGTGCCTGCAAAGCAG gAAAACCAGTATTTATCTCTCTTCCGCATTTTCTTCATGCAAGTGATTCTATATTGCATGACGTTGAAGGCCTGAGCCCCAATGAGAAGGAGCATGAGACGTTTCTAGATATAGAGCCT atcACTGGTTTTACACTACAGTTTGCAAAAAGGCTGCAAGTAAACCTACTTGTGAAGCCTGCACCAAAAATTGA agCTCTATCAAAAGTTCAAAAACcttatatttttcctcttctttggcTAAATGAG TCTGCTGTCATTGGAGatgcaaaagcagaaatgttCAGAAATAAAGTCACCAGTCGGGTCCAGATGCTGAGTGTGCTGCAGCTGGTGTTAATGATCGCAGGTTCTGTGCTGTTCCTCGCATTCATGGGTTCCTATTTCATATGCAgatcaaagaaattaaaataa